Proteins encoded together in one Phyllostomus discolor isolate MPI-MPIP mPhyDis1 chromosome 6, mPhyDis1.pri.v3, whole genome shotgun sequence window:
- the LOC114499072 gene encoding olfactory receptor 8J2-like yields the protein MSPGNLSQVTEFILMGNSDSPKLQIPLFFVFLVIYGLTVAWNLGIITLTTVGSRLQTPIYFFFQHLAVVNLGNSTVIAPKMLVNFLVSKKTISYYGCAVQLGEFILFVGAEIFTLASMAYDHYVAVCNPLHYMVVVSPQVCLLLVFLIHFCSLTTALTVSSCVFSVSYCSSNVINHFYCDNVPLLAVSCSDTYIPETAVFTFSGINLFFSVIIVLISYFNIILAILRIRSSEGRHKAFSTCASHLMAVTVFYGTLLFMYLQPRTNHSLDTDKMASVFYTLMIPVLNPIIYSLRNKDVKDSLKRFLCNPLQSLKLT from the coding sequence ATGTCACCAGGGAATCTCTCACAGGTGACTGAGTTCATTCTCATGGGCAATTCAGACAGCCCAAAGCTCCAGATCCCactgttctttgttttcctggTCATCTATGGGCTGACCGTGGCATGGAACCTGGGCATCATCACCCTCACCACTGTCGGCTCTCGACTTCAGacccccatttattttttcttccagcacttggctgtggTCAATCTTGGCAACTCTACTGTCATTGCCCCTAAAATGCTGGTTAACTTCTTGGTTTCCAAGAAAACCATCTCCTACTATGGGTGTGCAGTGCAACTGGGTGAATTCATACTTTTTGTTGGGGCTGAGATTTTCACACTTGCTTCAATGGCCTATGACCACTACGTGGCCGTGTGTAACCCCCTGCACTACATGGTGGTGGTGTCTCCACAGGTCTGCCTTCTGCTGGTGTTCCTTATACACTTCTGCAGCCTGACCACAGCACTGACTGTCTCTTCCTGTGTGTTCTCTGTGTCCTACTGCTCTTCCAATGTGATCAACCATTTTTACTGTGATAATGTCCCTTTATTAGCAGTGTCGTGTTCTGATACCTACATTCCAGAAACTGCTGTGTTTACCTTTTCAGgaatcaatttgtttttctctgtgattATTGTTCTGATATCCTACTTTAACATCATCCTTGCCATCTTGAGGATCCGTTCCTCTGAGGGGCGACACAAAGCCTTTTCCACCTGTGCTTCTCACTTGATGGCTGTCACTGTGTTCTATGGGACTCTCCTCTTCATGTATTTGCAGCCAAGGACCAACCACTCACTAGATACTGATAAAATGGCCTCGGTCTTCTATACCCTCATGATACCAGTGCTCAATCCCATCATTTACAGCCTAAGGAACAAGGATGTGAAGGACTCATTGAAGAGGTTCCTATGTAACCCATTGCAATCACTCAAACTAACGTAA